From the genome of Amycolatopsis camponoti:
GGCCGGCCCAGCGGTGTGCACGGGCCGGTCGGCACGCGGCAGCCCGCCGTCGCACGATGGAGGACGTACCCGACCGAGGAGAACCGATGACCGAGACCCGAGTGGTCGACAACCCCGACGAAGGCCGCTACGAGATCTGGGCCGGGGACAAGCTGGCGGGGTCCGCGTTCTACGACCTGCGCGGCGACCTCACGGTGTTCACCCACACCGAGATCGACGACGCCTTCGCGGGCCAGGGGCTGGGCAAGGTCCTGGCCGCCGCCGCGCTGGACGACGTCGTCGCGAAGGGCCGGACGATCGTGCCGGTCTGCCCGTTCGTCGCCGGATATCTGCGGAAGAACCCGGGCTACGAGGACCACGTTCGCTGGCCGAAAGGGTGATTGTTACGCCGAACGTGGCAGCGTCACTGGGCTGTTCGGGTCTGAGTTGAGAGGTATGTCCGGATCGATTGGTTATTAACCAACCTTAGTCGGTGGTGCGTTGGTTGCTCGGCAACGAAAGTGACCGGCGCAGGCTTCGAACCGGCAAACTGGAGGAAGTTGATGACTCCCCGGAAAACCGCCCTCAAGACCTTCGCCGTCTTGTCGGCCGCCGCGCTGACGTCCGGCGTGTGCGCGTCGGCGGCCACCGCGTCCCCCCAGGCCTTCGCCCAGGTGCAGGCCGCCGCGATCAGCAACGCCACCCAGGTCGCCGACTCGCTGGGTGCCACCTCGGGTGGCATCTACCTGGAGAACGGCAAGGCCGTCGTGAACGTCACCGATGACGCTTCGGTGCAGAAGGTCGAGGCCGCCGGCCTCACCGCGAAGAAGGTCAAGCACACCTTCGCGGCGCTGACCGGCGTCAAGAACCAGCTGGACGCGGTGAAGAACGTCCCGCAGACCGCGTGGGGCATCGACACCAAGACCAACCAGGTCGTGGTGAAGGTCTACGACGCGGCCAGCAAGGGCACCGCCGACAAGGTCGCCGCGGCCGCCGCCCAGTACGGCGACAGCGTCCGGGTCGAGCACCGCACCGGCAAGCTTTCGCTCTACATCGCCGACGGCGACGCGATCCAGAACGACCAGGGCCGCTGCTCCCTCGGCTTCAACGTGACGCGCGGCGGCGAGCCGTTCCTGCTCACCGCGGGCCACTGCACCAACCTCGGCGGTACCTGGGCCGGCGGCGACGTCTCCGGCGCGCAGGTCGTCGAAAGCGACTGCCCGGGAGCCGACTCCGGTCTGCTGACCCGTCCGAACGGCTCCGGCCCCGGCGAGATCAACACCGGCCAGGCGATCACGAGCGCGGCGACCCCGACGGTCGGCGAGCAGATGCAGAAGCAGGGCTCGACCACCGGTGGCGGCAGCGGCGAGGTCACCTCGGTCGACGAGTCGGTCAACTTCGACGTCGGCGTCCTGAACCACGAGTTCGGCACCACCGCGCACACCGACCACGGCGACTCGGGCGGCCCGGCCTACGACGGTTCGAAGGGCCTCGGCACGCTGTCCGGCGGCGACACCGTGACCAGCTACTTCTACCCGCTCACGCTGGAGCTGCAGAGCTACGGCCTCGAGCTCGCCTGACAAGACCCGCAGGGCCCCTTCACACGCGTCGAGGGCGTGTGAAGGGGCCCTGTTTCCCTTTCAGAGCCGCTTCGCGCGGTAGACGGCGTCGGTGTGGTGGCCCTCGCCGCGCGTCTCGCAGGTCTCGACGATCCACTCCCAGGCGTCGCCGAGGAAGTTCGTGATCTCCTCCGGCTCGAAGAACAGCTCCAGCGGCGGCGCCTGGCCGTCGAACTCGCGCATGGCCTTCGGCGAGTGCCCGACGACCAGCAGCGAGCCGCCGGGCCGGACGGCCGCCGCGGCCGCCGTGAAGACGTCGCGGCGCAGGTCCGGCGGCAGGTGCATGTACTGCGCGGAGATCAGGTCGTACTGCTCTTCCGGCTGCCACTTCAGGATGTCGCGGTGCAGCCAGCGGACCTCCACACCGGCCTCCTTCCCGGCTTCCTCGGCGCGGGCGAGCGCGATGGTCGAGATGTCGGCGCCGTCGACCGTCCAGCCCTGCTTCGCGAGCCAGATCGCGTCCCCGCCTTCGCCGCAGCCGAGGTCCAGGGCGCGCCCGGGTTTCAGCCCGGCGACCTCGGAGCTGAGGTTGCGGTTGACGTTCCCGCTCCAGATCCGGTGCTCGTCGCGCTGGTAGAGCGCTTCCCAGAAGTCCTGCTTGAGCATGTTCTCGACGGTCATCGGCTGGTCGTGCGTGTGCGCCATGGCTCCTCCTCGGTGACGTCCCCCAGCATGCGGAGGACGTCACCGAAGAGGCAAATCGTGTTGCCGATCCGGCAACTCAGGCCGTGCCGTACACCTGCATCTCGTACAGCGAGTAGCCGTACGACGTGCCGCGCGTGACGCCGTTCATCCGCACGTAGCGGCCGCTGCCGGCCAGGCCGGTGAGGTCGTCGGTGGCACCGTTGCCGGTCGTGGTGCTGTAGATCGTCGTCCAGGTCGTGCCATCGGCCGAGGTTTGGATGCTGTACGCCTTCCCGTACGCGGCTTCCCAGCTCAGCTTGACGTGCGAGACCGCCTTGGTGGCGCCGAGGTCGACGCGCAGCCACTCGTTCGCGGAGCCTTCCTTCGACGCCCAGCGCGTGCTGGTCAGGTTGCCGTCGAAGGCCGCGCTCGCCGGGTAGGACGACGACTCCGTCGACGACGCCGTCGCGGTCTTGCCCTGGGAGAGCAGGCTTTCGGTGCCGCCGCCGGTGACCGTGACGCCGAGCGAAGCGGTCTTCGTCCCGCCGGTGATGGTGATCGTCGCCGAGCCCGGGCTCGCGGTCGCGACAGCGGTGACCGTGGCGGTCGAGGTTCCGCCGGCCGGCACCGACGCCGGGGAGAAGGACACGGTGACGCCCGCGGGAGCGCCGCTCGCGGACAGCGTGACGGCGTCCGTGGAGGTGACGGTGGCCGTCGCCGACGCCCCCGGCGCGACCGACACCGCCGACGGCGTCACGCCGAGGCCGCTCGGGGTCCCGGCCGCGGTGAACGTCCAGCGGGCCTGCGTGCCGGAGCAGCTGCCCGCGGTGAGTGTCGTGCCCGAGGCGCGGAAGCACTTCTTGCTCGTCTGGATGTCGGAAATGGTGCCGTCGGGGTTGATCGACCACTGCTGGGCCGGCCCGCCGGTGCAGGTCTGCAGCACGATCGAGCTGCCGGAGATGCCCGCGCACTTGTCGTCGATCACCAGGAAAGCGCCGTGGAAGGTGAAGCGCTGGGCGTCGGTTCCGGTGCAGGCGGCGACTTTCAGCGTCGTCCCGCTGCTCGGGGCTTCGAGGCACGTGCCGGTCGAGTTGTTCTTGTACTGGCCGACGGTCGTGTTCGGCTGGGCCCCGCCCCAGCACTCGCCGGTGCTGGTGTTGAAGATCGGCGTCGCGTCGTAGTCCTCGTTCGACGGCGGGTCGACGACCACCGGCTCCATCACCGGTGTGTTGTCGGCGTTGTAGTGCGTGAGCGCGTCTTCGCAGTCGATCGCGTCGAAGGCGCTGCCGCCCTTGCCGCCGAGCCAGAGGTCGATGTGCCGCAGGCCGGGGCCGCCGTTCGGGCCCTTGCTGTTCCAGTCGTCGGAACACTCGTCGCAGCCGTCCTCCATGATGAAGTACTTCTTCACCCGCGGGACCCAGACCTTGGTGCCGGGCTTCAGTTCGTCGCTGCTGGTGGCGAAGGTGATCGGGTCGGCGTAGCTGCCCTTGCCGCCCGCGGTGTCGTGGATCTTCGGGTAGGCGATGTCGCCGCCGGGCGGGGTGTTGTCCCACCAGCCGTAGAAGGTGAGGAAGGTGGGCTGCGTGGTGGCCGCGTTCGCGGTGGTCGCGCCGGCGAGGGCGGAGGCCAGTGCGAGGAACAGGGTCACGACGAGCACGAGAGCGCGCCGGGTCATGCTGCCTCCGGGAAGGGGTGGGCGGACGATGACGTGCGGCGTTCGTTCAGGTTCGCCGGACGGCGGCTCGCCGTCAAGACCTATTCGTAAAGTTTCCTAACGAATCCGGTTCTCGTGTCCCGGTCGGCGGGAAAGTCGAGCGGGGGCCCGCTTTCGTCGGCGAAGATGGCGCCATGAGCGAACAGCGGGAAGTCGTGGTCACCGGGGGCGGCACGGGCATCGGGCTGGCGATCGCCGCCCGGTTCGCGGCGGCGGGAGAGCGGGTGACCGTCACGGGACGGCGCAAGGACGTCCTCGAAGCCGCGGCGGAACGGCTCGGCGCGCGGGCGGTGGCGTTCGACGCGAGCGACCCGGCGGCGGTGCAGGCCGCGCTGGCGGAGCTGCCGGGCCGGGTGGATGTCCTGGTCAACAACGCCGGCGGCAACACCGATCGCGTCCGCGAAGCCCCGGCGCCGGGCGACCTCGCCGGGCTGGCCGACGCGTGGCGCGCCAACTTCGAGGCCAACGTCGTTTCCGCTGTTCTCGTGACGGCCGCGCTGAAGCCGCGCTTCGCGGACAACGTGCGGGTCGTGACGCTCGGCTCCATCGCGGCGAAGCAGGGCTCCGGCTCGTACGGCGCGGCGAAAGCGGCCGTCGAAGCGTGGAACACCGACCTCGCACGCCAGCTCGGCGCCGGCGGTTCGGCCAACGTCGTGGCGCCCGGCGTCACCCTCGACACGGAGTTCTTCCACGGCACGGTCACCGAAGAATGGGTCGAGGCGCGGGTTTCCGTCGCGTTCGACAAGCGCGCCGGGCGTCCGGAAGAA
Proteins encoded in this window:
- a CDS encoding S1 family peptidase; this translates as MTPRKTALKTFAVLSAAALTSGVCASAATASPQAFAQVQAAAISNATQVADSLGATSGGIYLENGKAVVNVTDDASVQKVEAAGLTAKKVKHTFAALTGVKNQLDAVKNVPQTAWGIDTKTNQVVVKVYDAASKGTADKVAAAAAQYGDSVRVEHRTGKLSLYIADGDAIQNDQGRCSLGFNVTRGGEPFLLTAGHCTNLGGTWAGGDVSGAQVVESDCPGADSGLLTRPNGSGPGEINTGQAITSAATPTVGEQMQKQGSTTGGGSGEVTSVDESVNFDVGVLNHEFGTTAHTDHGDSGGPAYDGSKGLGTLSGGDTVTSYFYPLTLELQSYGLELA
- a CDS encoding GNAT family N-acetyltransferase, whose product is MTETRVVDNPDEGRYEIWAGDKLAGSAFYDLRGDLTVFTHTEIDDAFAGQGLGKVLAAAALDDVVAKGRTIVPVCPFVAGYLRKNPGYEDHVRWPKG
- a CDS encoding discoidin domain-containing protein — translated: MTRRALVLVVTLFLALASALAGATTANAATTQPTFLTFYGWWDNTPPGGDIAYPKIHDTAGGKGSYADPITFATSSDELKPGTKVWVPRVKKYFIMEDGCDECSDDWNSKGPNGGPGLRHIDLWLGGKGGSAFDAIDCEDALTHYNADNTPVMEPVVVDPPSNEDYDATPIFNTSTGECWGGAQPNTTVGQYKNNSTGTCLEAPSSGTTLKVAACTGTDAQRFTFHGAFLVIDDKCAGISGSSIVLQTCTGGPAQQWSINPDGTISDIQTSKKCFRASGTTLTAGSCSGTQARWTFTAAGTPSGLGVTPSAVSVAPGASATATVTSTDAVTLSASGAPAGVTVSFSPASVPAGGTSTATVTAVATASPGSATITITGGTKTASLGVTVTGGGTESLLSQGKTATASSTESSSYPASAAFDGNLTSTRWASKEGSANEWLRVDLGATKAVSHVKLSWEAAYGKAYSIQTSADGTTWTTIYSTTTGNGATDDLTGLAGSGRYVRMNGVTRGTSYGYSLYEMQVYGTA
- a CDS encoding SAM-dependent methyltransferase codes for the protein MAHTHDQPMTVENMLKQDFWEALYQRDEHRIWSGNVNRNLSSEVAGLKPGRALDLGCGEGGDAIWLAKQGWTVDGADISTIALARAEEAGKEAGVEVRWLHRDILKWQPEEQYDLISAQYMHLPPDLRRDVFTAAAAAVRPGGSLLVVGHSPKAMREFDGQAPPLELFFEPEEITNFLGDAWEWIVETCETRGEGHHTDAVYRAKRL
- a CDS encoding SDR family oxidoreductase, which translates into the protein MSEQREVVVTGGGTGIGLAIAARFAAAGERVTVTGRRKDVLEAAAERLGARAVAFDASDPAAVQAALAELPGRVDVLVNNAGGNTDRVREAPAPGDLAGLADAWRANFEANVVSAVLVTAALKPRFADNVRVVTLGSIAAKQGSGSYGAAKAAVEAWNTDLARQLGAGGSANVVAPGVTLDTEFFHGTVTEEWVEARVSVAFDKRAGRPEEVAETVQFLASPGAGHITGQVVHVNGGAYGAR